In the Natronobacterium texcoconense genome, one interval contains:
- a CDS encoding class I SAM-dependent methyltransferase — protein MTDDRTRWNEKYSDPDFDLPEEPIPTLERRIDTLPDGRALDVATGSGRNAVFLAERGYDVDAIDVADEALERARRRADDRGVEVDWIRADLAEYEFEDEYDVITVSFFAALESLPALKEALAPGGVLVYEHHLRSSDEIDVGPSSDRFRYRSNDLLRACLDLTVLSYEERRREVIGGTAAVVTLVARNSHGGNQSYPNEAAFDDPS, from the coding sequence GTGACCGACGATCGCACCCGCTGGAACGAGAAGTACAGCGATCCGGACTTCGACCTCCCCGAGGAGCCGATTCCCACACTCGAGCGCCGGATCGATACGCTCCCGGACGGTCGTGCGCTCGACGTCGCGACCGGGAGTGGCCGGAACGCCGTCTTTCTCGCCGAGCGCGGCTACGACGTCGACGCAATCGACGTCGCTGACGAGGCTCTCGAGCGTGCCCGTCGACGGGCCGACGACCGTGGCGTCGAGGTCGACTGGATCCGTGCCGACCTCGCGGAGTACGAGTTCGAGGACGAGTACGACGTGATCACGGTGAGTTTCTTCGCCGCGCTCGAGTCCCTGCCGGCGCTCAAGGAGGCGCTCGCGCCGGGCGGCGTCCTCGTCTACGAACATCACCTCCGCTCGAGCGACGAGATCGACGTCGGCCCCTCGAGCGACCGGTTCCGGTACCGGTCGAACGATCTGTTGCGGGCGTGTCTGGATCTGACCGTCCTCTCCTACGAGGAACGGCGACGCGAGGTCATCGGTGGCACGGCAGCGGTCGTGACGCTCGTGGCGCGCAACTCACACGGCGGGAACCAGTCGTATCCGAACGAAGCCGCGTTCGACGATCCGTCGTAG
- a CDS encoding cobalamin B12-binding domain-containing protein, whose product MSSEQEGKSIRCLVAKVGLDGHDRGAHVISRAFRDAGFEVIYSGLHKAPEDIVQAAVQEDVDVLGISILSGAHDTLVPKVMDGLREYDAAEDTLVLVGGVIPEEDRPELKDEGVAAIFGPGTSIEETVEFVRENAPER is encoded by the coding sequence ATGAGTAGCGAACAGGAAGGGAAGTCGATCCGGTGTCTCGTCGCCAAGGTCGGCCTCGACGGTCACGACCGCGGGGCACACGTCATCTCGCGGGCGTTCCGTGACGCTGGCTTCGAAGTGATCTACTCCGGCCTCCACAAGGCACCGGAAGACATCGTCCAGGCAGCGGTCCAGGAAGACGTCGACGTCCTCGGCATCTCCATCCTCTCGGGCGCTCACGACACGCTCGTCCCGAAGGTCATGGACGGCCTCCGGGAGTACGACGCCGCAGAGGACACGCTCGTCCTCGTCGGCGGCGTAATCCCCGAAGAGGACCGGCCGGAACTCAAAGACGAGGGCGTCGCCGCCATCTTCGGCCCCGGGACGTCGATCGAAGAGACCGTCGAGTTCGTCCGCGAAAACGCACCCGAGCGATGA
- a CDS encoding TlpA family protein disulfide reductase, translating to MNRRELVAGVASLGVLGGGLVALQRGVPFQDGDSAGAENTDEEEGDDDGPIEIETIEARGSEAGTLDVPNDGITFVTFFSPVCHRCRSLMPNLVEAQERLADEDGLTRVSVTTQQSPEQLRDWWEEHDGHWTLAHDDDRTLSDEYEVVSHPVLLAIDPDGIVRWEDEGVLEADRIVRRVESVLEEHLENDVETDDEETNDGNETD from the coding sequence GTGAATCGCCGCGAACTCGTCGCCGGCGTCGCGAGTCTTGGTGTACTCGGCGGCGGACTCGTCGCGTTGCAGCGTGGCGTGCCGTTCCAGGACGGCGACTCCGCAGGAGCGGAAAATACCGACGAAGAGGAGGGTGACGACGACGGCCCGATCGAGATCGAGACGATCGAGGCCCGTGGCAGCGAGGCCGGCACCCTGGACGTTCCAAACGACGGCATTACCTTCGTTACGTTCTTCTCGCCCGTCTGTCACCGCTGTCGGTCGCTGATGCCGAATCTCGTCGAGGCCCAGGAACGCCTCGCGGACGAGGACGGACTGACTCGCGTCTCGGTCACGACACAGCAGTCGCCCGAACAGCTTCGTGACTGGTGGGAAGAACACGACGGCCACTGGACGCTCGCACACGACGACGACCGGACGCTCTCCGACGAGTACGAGGTCGTCTCCCACCCCGTCCTCCTCGCAATCGACCCCGACGGGATCGTCCGCTGGGAGGACGAGGGCGTCCTCGAGGCCGATCGCATCGTACGACGCGTCGAATCGGTGCTGGAAGAGCACCTCGAGAACGACGTGGAAACCGACGACGAAGAAACGAACGACGGAAACGAAACCGATTGA
- a CDS encoding LysE family translocator, whose protein sequence is MGRIRATTLLPARCRLETDVTLLTTTLAGVVFGLALAAPPGPMNAIIAEESVVRGWSAGFWAGLGAMLADVLFFVLTLLGVVAVIDRYPAVRPALYLAGGLLMLYFAVGAIEEARAATSFTDGGEVDSKGFRKTFALSLTNPYQIGFWLTVGVGLLESGTLDVFAHVPGVGEVLAGSLLVETGSPALLLGFFGGIAVWIVVYPAALSSAGRRVDALAPVIAALSAAVLAGFGALFLVMGAAQLL, encoded by the coding sequence ATGGGTCGGATTCGAGCCACTACCCTTTTGCCCGCCCGCTGCCGACTCGAGACCGACGTGACGCTACTCACTACGACACTCGCGGGGGTCGTCTTCGGACTGGCGCTTGCTGCGCCGCCAGGGCCGATGAACGCCATCATCGCCGAGGAGAGCGTCGTCCGTGGCTGGTCTGCAGGCTTCTGGGCGGGACTCGGGGCGATGCTCGCCGACGTCCTCTTTTTCGTGCTGACGCTGCTCGGCGTCGTCGCAGTGATCGACCGCTATCCAGCGGTTCGACCCGCGCTCTATCTCGCCGGTGGTCTCCTCATGCTGTACTTCGCAGTCGGCGCGATCGAAGAGGCGAGAGCCGCTACGTCGTTCACCGACGGCGGCGAGGTCGACTCGAAGGGGTTCCGGAAGACGTTCGCGCTCTCGCTGACCAACCCCTACCAGATCGGCTTCTGGCTCACCGTCGGCGTCGGCCTGCTCGAGTCGGGCACCCTCGACGTGTTCGCACACGTTCCCGGCGTCGGCGAGGTGCTCGCGGGGAGTCTGCTGGTCGAGACCGGATCGCCGGCGCTGTTGCTCGGTTTCTTCGGCGGAATCGCGGTCTGGATCGTCGTCTATCCTGCGGCGCTGTCCTCGGCAGGTCGGCGCGTCGACGCGCTCGCGCCGGTCATCGCCGCGCTCAGTGCTGCGGTGCTTGCAGGATTCGGCGCGCTCTTTCTCGTGATGGGGGCGGCTCAACTGCTCTGA
- a CDS encoding HD domain-containing protein has product MGVEIKENRVSDAEFEEMKGFVFEYLAASVEKEEEGGRMRWYPWHSAEYRHNHILNVVELSEEIARKEGADVDVTRVAALFHDVAKLETDQELHAEAGARVAREYLESRADYPESFIKQVCRAIEHHSYQGDLTDLALETQCLIEADLLDKVGANGTALMLLRMGYEARTHMDADEMVDRVLERGYDAASRVESDTAESIAHQRLKRVKWFREWLEDEIAALGD; this is encoded by the coding sequence GTGGGCGTCGAAATAAAAGAAAACAGGGTGTCCGACGCGGAGTTCGAGGAGATGAAGGGGTTCGTCTTCGAGTACCTCGCGGCCAGCGTCGAGAAAGAGGAGGAAGGTGGTCGCATGCGCTGGTACCCCTGGCACTCCGCCGAGTACCGGCACAACCACATCCTCAACGTAGTCGAACTCTCCGAAGAGATCGCTCGCAAAGAGGGTGCCGACGTCGACGTCACCCGCGTCGCCGCCCTCTTTCACGACGTGGCCAAACTCGAGACCGATCAGGAACTCCACGCCGAGGCGGGCGCTCGCGTCGCCCGCGAGTACCTCGAGTCTCGTGCGGACTACCCCGAATCGTTCATCAAACAGGTGTGTCGCGCCATCGAACACCACTCCTATCAGGGCGACCTGACCGACCTCGCACTCGAGACGCAGTGTCTCATCGAGGCCGACCTGCTCGACAAGGTCGGCGCGAACGGCACCGCGCTCATGCTGTTGCGGATGGGCTACGAAGCCCGGACCCACATGGACGCCGACGAGATGGTCGATCGCGTCCTCGAGCGCGGCTACGACGCGGCCTCCCGCGTCGAGAGCGATACCGCCGAGAGCATCGCCCACCAGCGCCTCAAGCGCGTGAAGTGGTTCCGGGAGTGGCTCGAGGACGAGATCGCAGCGCTCGGCGACTGA
- a CDS encoding DUF7332 family protein encodes MRRVRRPATAVAVVLVCLAVLAVAPAVGIAEAEQRTDRMTETDSTADGNCLSAGGTAFTIGSDDSATIWVRLHVSALTDSGGSFGAELVGSTADAQIIEIVAGVKYVADGIGEFVDGPLESFAVVTGYEFQLPMFDDLESAGLEEDHPPHFDEEDPSAGEDLLDGPFEHIEC; translated from the coding sequence ATGAGACGCGTCCGTCGACCGGCTACCGCGGTAGCGGTCGTCCTCGTTTGCCTCGCGGTCCTCGCAGTCGCTCCCGCCGTCGGGATCGCCGAGGCCGAGCAGCGGACCGATCGCATGACCGAAACTGATTCGACGGCCGACGGGAACTGCCTGAGCGCCGGTGGCACCGCGTTCACGATCGGGTCGGACGACAGTGCCACGATCTGGGTCCGCCTACACGTCAGCGCCCTCACTGACTCGGGCGGGTCGTTCGGTGCCGAACTCGTCGGTTCGACCGCCGACGCCCAGATCATCGAAATCGTTGCAGGCGTCAAATACGTCGCCGACGGCATCGGCGAGTTCGTCGACGGCCCACTCGAGTCCTTCGCCGTCGTCACCGGCTACGAGTTCCAGTTACCGATGTTCGACGACCTCGAGTCGGCCGGCCTCGAGGAGGATCATCCGCCACACTTCGACGAGGAGGATCCCAGTGCTGGCGAGGATCTGCTTGACGGACCGTTCGAACACATCGAGTGTTGA
- a CDS encoding DUF7544 domain-containing protein, with translation MYAAANLADALSVTRRYLGEIGFVGWLKIALVLLFMGGFGSLWNVFNVFPETATVADATTDELWGILLVGALVLALVLAIVLAFAYLAALLEFVFVESLRSEAVHVRQYMRENLRHALWLLLFRIGLFLAAVAAVVALVVVVVVFGDFPEPSGMPDSYFFGILAFVALAAIAWWFVDLLTSAFVVPIMLLEDCGPISGWIQFARTIPSNPAGYLGFVAAAWTIGVTLWFLFAIIGFVVTFVGLILFVMLTIGLEMIAPSLVVVAFALLFVAYLCYAYVLSLLETPVRSYVRYYALLILGDTDGDLDLIPEQRAAVRADGGSSRRASDGRIEEERRPRNYGQETDSTARDEPTDHWTDEDENDRDGDHWTDTGDDDSSSDSDDWMTDASDDEKDGDDE, from the coding sequence ATGTACGCAGCCGCTAACCTCGCTGACGCCCTCTCCGTAACCCGACGCTATCTCGGCGAAATCGGTTTCGTCGGCTGGCTCAAGATCGCACTCGTCCTCCTCTTTATGGGTGGATTCGGCAGCCTCTGGAACGTTTTCAACGTCTTCCCCGAAACGGCGACCGTAGCCGACGCGACGACGGACGAACTCTGGGGAATACTCCTCGTCGGTGCACTCGTTCTCGCACTCGTTCTCGCAATCGTTCTCGCGTTCGCGTATCTGGCGGCGCTTCTCGAGTTCGTCTTCGTCGAGTCGCTTCGATCCGAGGCGGTCCACGTTCGGCAGTACATGCGGGAGAACCTCCGACACGCGCTGTGGCTGTTGTTGTTTCGTATCGGGCTGTTCCTCGCAGCGGTGGCAGCAGTCGTCGCTCTCGTCGTCGTCGTGGTCGTTTTCGGCGACTTCCCGGAACCCAGTGGGATGCCGGACAGCTACTTTTTCGGCATACTCGCGTTCGTGGCCCTCGCCGCGATTGCCTGGTGGTTCGTCGACCTCCTGACGTCGGCTTTCGTCGTTCCGATCATGCTCCTCGAGGACTGTGGGCCGATCAGCGGGTGGATCCAGTTCGCGCGAACGATCCCATCGAACCCGGCAGGCTACCTCGGGTTCGTCGCCGCCGCGTGGACGATCGGAGTCACGCTCTGGTTCCTGTTCGCGATCATCGGTTTCGTCGTCACGTTCGTCGGATTGATACTATTCGTTATGCTAACAATTGGACTCGAGATGATCGCCCCTTCCCTCGTCGTCGTCGCGTTCGCACTACTGTTCGTCGCGTACCTCTGTTACGCGTACGTCCTCTCGCTGCTCGAGACGCCGGTCCGATCGTACGTTCGGTACTACGCGCTGTTGATTCTCGGAGACACCGACGGCGACCTCGACCTGATCCCCGAACAGCGCGCAGCGGTTCGAGCGGACGGTGGCTCGAGTCGTCGAGCCAGTGACGGTCGTATCGAGGAAGAACGCCGTCCGCGCAATTACGGGCAGGAAACGGACTCGACGGCTCGAGACGAACCCACTGATCACTGGACGGACGAAGACGAGAACGACCGCGACGGAGACCACTGGACGGACACCGGCGATGACGACTCGAGCAGTGACAGTGACGACTGGATGACGGACGCCAGCGACGACGAGAAAGACGGCGACGACGAGTAA
- a CDS encoding TlpA family protein disulfide reductase — translation MNRRELVSVVGGLVASTGCLDRATTDESDGDDGRPDSDEAIGAATEPPFEVHTVDAPGSDAGTITVPPSEPVAVVNFTRTRCPTSSGLLETVDAARQQLADEYDVGEDGTVRFLSVTDGTQGPNPTDDELADWWREHDGEWTIGTDEAGALNDYYDVVGFPTTVVIDDEGEVHWRERGTVGDGTIVSNVERALEESAGDDS, via the coding sequence ATGAACCGCCGCGAACTCGTCAGCGTCGTCGGCGGACTGGTCGCCAGCACTGGCTGTCTGGACCGTGCGACGACCGACGAGAGCGATGGCGACGACGGACGCCCGGACAGCGACGAGGCAATCGGCGCGGCGACCGAACCGCCGTTCGAGGTACACACCGTCGACGCGCCCGGAAGCGACGCTGGCACGATCACCGTCCCTCCTTCGGAGCCGGTCGCAGTCGTCAACTTCACGAGAACCAGATGCCCGACCAGTTCCGGGCTCCTCGAGACCGTTGACGCGGCACGGCAGCAACTCGCAGACGAGTACGACGTCGGCGAGGACGGCACTGTTCGGTTCCTGTCGGTGACCGACGGAACGCAGGGCCCCAATCCGACCGACGACGAACTCGCCGACTGGTGGCGCGAACACGACGGCGAGTGGACGATCGGTACCGACGAAGCCGGAGCCCTCAACGACTACTACGACGTCGTCGGGTTTCCCACGACTGTGGTGATCGACGACGAGGGCGAGGTCCACTGGCGAGAGCGGGGCACCGTGGGCGACGGAACGATCGTCTCGAACGTCGAGCGCGCCCTCGAGGAGTCGGCCGGCGACGATTCGTAA
- a CDS encoding DNA topoisomerase I: MELIITEKDNAARRIADILSGGTFDSSRENGVNVYEWGGKRCVGLSGHVVGVDFPSEYSDWRDVEPVELIDADVEKTATKENIVATLRILSRKANTVTIATDYDREGELIGKEAYEIVRDVNEEVPIRRVRFSSITENEVQNAFDEPEDLDFDLAAAGEARQIIDLVWGAALTRFLSLSAGQLGNDFISVGRVQSPTLKLIVDREREIQAFDPEDYWELYGDLTKDETTFEAQYFYRDEDDNEAERVWEESTADEVYDTLSSRDSATVVDVNRRTRTDAPPTPFNTTQFIRAAGALGYSAQRAMSIAEDLYTAGYITYPRTDNTVYPDDLEPDELLDEFVGHPTLGESAEELLEADEIEPTRGDEETTDHPPIHPTGEIPARGGDVSDDEWEIYELVVRRFYATVAEAAVWEHLKVVAEVDDYRLKANGKRLVEPGYHDVYPYFSTAENYVPDVDEGEELGLTEVELEAKETQPPRRYGQSRLIETMEDQGLGTKSTRHNTLEKLYDRGYIESDPPRPTKLAMAVVDAAENYADRVVSEEMTAQLEADMDAIASGEATLEDVTDESREMLEEIFANLADSRDEIGDHLRKSLKDDKRLGPCPECGEDLLVRSSRHGSYFVGCDGYPDCEFTLPLPSTGKPLILDQECEDHELNEVKMLAGRQTFVHGCPLCKSEDAGEGPILGDCPECGEEHDGELAVKTLQSGSRLVGCTRYPDCEYSLPLPRRGDIEVTDDHCEEHDLPELVIHSGDEPWELGCPICNYQEFQARESESGSDLEALDGIGAKTVEKLAAAGIEDIDDLTDADPDAVAEDVEGVSADRIRNWQAEA; the protein is encoded by the coding sequence GTGGAACTGATTATTACGGAGAAGGACAACGCAGCCCGGCGGATCGCCGACATTTTGAGCGGCGGCACGTTCGACTCGAGCCGCGAGAACGGCGTCAACGTCTACGAGTGGGGCGGCAAGCGCTGCGTGGGGCTGTCGGGCCACGTCGTCGGTGTCGACTTCCCGTCGGAGTACTCGGACTGGCGGGACGTCGAACCCGTCGAGTTGATCGATGCAGACGTCGAGAAGACCGCGACGAAAGAGAACATCGTCGCGACGCTACGGATCCTCTCGCGCAAGGCGAATACGGTCACGATCGCGACCGACTACGACCGCGAGGGCGAACTCATCGGCAAGGAGGCCTACGAGATCGTCCGCGACGTCAACGAGGAGGTCCCGATCCGGCGCGTCCGGTTCTCCTCTATTACGGAAAACGAGGTCCAGAACGCCTTCGACGAACCCGAAGACCTCGACTTCGACCTCGCAGCCGCGGGCGAAGCCCGACAGATCATCGACCTCGTCTGGGGGGCCGCACTGACCCGGTTTCTCTCCCTCTCTGCGGGCCAGCTCGGGAACGACTTCATCTCCGTCGGCCGGGTCCAGTCGCCGACGCTGAAGTTGATCGTCGACCGCGAGCGCGAGATCCAGGCGTTCGATCCCGAGGACTACTGGGAGCTGTACGGCGATCTGACGAAAGACGAGACGACGTTCGAGGCCCAGTACTTCTACCGCGACGAGGACGACAACGAGGCCGAACGCGTCTGGGAGGAATCGACCGCCGATGAGGTCTACGACACGCTCTCGAGTCGCGACAGCGCGACCGTCGTCGACGTCAACCGCCGGACCCGCACCGACGCGCCGCCGACGCCCTTCAACACGACCCAGTTCATCCGCGCGGCCGGCGCGCTCGGTTACTCCGCACAGCGGGCAATGTCGATCGCCGAGGACCTCTACACCGCCGGCTACATCACCTACCCGCGGACGGACAACACCGTCTACCCCGACGACCTCGAGCCCGACGAACTGCTCGACGAGTTCGTCGGCCACCCGACGCTCGGCGAGTCCGCCGAGGAGTTGCTCGAGGCCGACGAGATCGAGCCGACCCGCGGCGACGAGGAGACGACCGACCACCCGCCGATCCACCCGACCGGCGAGATTCCCGCCCGCGGCGGCGACGTCAGCGACGACGAGTGGGAGATCTACGAACTCGTCGTCCGCCGGTTCTACGCGACGGTCGCCGAGGCCGCCGTCTGGGAACACCTCAAGGTCGTCGCCGAGGTCGACGACTACCGCCTGAAGGCAAACGGCAAACGGCTCGTCGAACCCGGCTACCACGACGTCTACCCGTACTTCAGCACCGCCGAAAACTACGTCCCCGACGTCGACGAAGGCGAAGAGCTGGGACTGACCGAAGTCGAACTCGAGGCAAAAGAGACCCAGCCACCCCGCAGGTACGGCCAGTCGCGGCTCATTGAAACCATGGAGGATCAGGGGCTTGGAACAAAAAGTACTCGACATAACACTTTGGAGAAATTATACGATAGGGGATACATCGAGAGCGATCCGCCGCGCCCGACGAAACTCGCGATGGCGGTCGTCGACGCCGCCGAGAACTACGCCGACCGCGTCGTCAGCGAGGAGATGACGGCTCAACTCGAAGCGGACATGGACGCCATCGCTTCCGGCGAGGCGACGCTCGAGGACGTTACCGACGAGTCCCGCGAGATGCTGGAGGAGATTTTCGCGAACCTCGCCGATTCGCGCGACGAGATCGGCGACCATCTGCGGAAGTCGCTCAAGGACGACAAGCGACTGGGGCCGTGTCCCGAGTGTGGCGAGGATCTGTTGGTCCGCAGCAGTCGCCACGGCTCCTATTTCGTCGGCTGTGACGGCTACCCTGACTGTGAGTTTACGCTGCCGCTGCCATCGACGGGCAAGCCGCTAATCCTCGATCAGGAGTGTGAGGACCACGAGCTGAACGAGGTCAAGATGCTCGCCGGCCGACAGACGTTCGTCCACGGCTGTCCGCTCTGCAAGTCCGAAGACGCGGGCGAGGGACCGATCCTGGGCGACTGTCCCGAGTGCGGCGAGGAACACGACGGCGAACTCGCTGTCAAGACTCTCCAGAGCGGCTCCCGACTCGTCGGCTGTACGCGCTACCCCGACTGCGAGTACTCGCTGCCGCTGCCACGGCGCGGCGATATCGAAGTCACCGACGACCACTGTGAGGAACACGACCTTCCCGAACTCGTCATCCACAGCGGCGACGAGCCCTGGGAACTGGGCTGTCCGATCTGTAACTACCAGGAGTTCCAGGCTCGAGAGAGCGAGAGTGGATCCGACCTCGAGGCACTGGACGGTATCGGCGCGAAGACGGTCGAGAAACTCGCGGCTGCCGGTATCGAGGACATCGACGACCTGACCGACGCAGATCCGGACGCGGTCGCCGAAGACGTCGAGGGCGTCTCTGCCGACCGCATCCGCAACTGGCAGGCAGAGGCCTGA
- the meaB gene encoding methylmalonyl Co-A mutase-associated GTPase MeaB produces the protein MNADDERLLEDLLEGKHRALARVISKIEDRSPGYRDLVSELYAHTGDADVIGITGSPGAGKSTLVDKLAETYRERGETVGIIAIDPSSPFSGGAVLGDRIRMGSTIGDMDVFVRSMSARGTLGGLSTATADAVKAMDAFGKDKIIIETVGAGQNEIDIVRTADTVAVLVPPGSGDDIQTLKAGILEIADVFVVNKADRDGADRTVHELRDMVAMGAGDSVSMAGGHHGADSMAMLEDHPDDEAHADWDGGDTDDGNDADDWVPPIVETVATRSEGVEEFIDELESHQTYLVDSGTRAEMARKRYAEEIRTLLREDVHGLLEDELERAGGIDDLAEDVRTGDTDPYSIAGDLLTPVEECLEELETGE, from the coding sequence ATGAACGCCGACGACGAACGACTGCTCGAGGACCTCCTCGAGGGGAAACACCGCGCGCTGGCTCGGGTCATCTCGAAGATCGAGGACCGATCGCCGGGCTACCGCGACCTCGTCTCGGAACTGTACGCACATACGGGAGACGCCGACGTCATCGGGATTACGGGCAGCCCCGGTGCGGGGAAGTCGACGCTGGTCGACAAACTCGCCGAGACCTACCGCGAGCGCGGCGAGACGGTCGGGATCATCGCGATCGACCCCTCCTCGCCCTTTTCGGGCGGCGCAGTGCTCGGCGACCGCATTCGGATGGGATCGACTATCGGCGACATGGACGTCTTCGTCCGCTCGATGAGCGCCCGGGGCACGCTGGGTGGGCTCTCGACGGCGACCGCGGACGCAGTCAAGGCGATGGACGCCTTCGGCAAGGACAAGATCATCATCGAGACCGTCGGGGCCGGACAGAACGAAATCGACATCGTTCGTACCGCCGACACCGTCGCCGTACTCGTCCCGCCGGGATCGGGCGACGACATCCAGACGCTGAAAGCCGGGATCTTAGAGATCGCCGACGTCTTCGTCGTCAACAAGGCCGATCGGGACGGTGCCGACCGGACCGTCCACGAACTACGGGACATGGTCGCTATGGGTGCCGGAGACAGCGTCAGTATGGCCGGCGGCCACCACGGTGCCGACTCGATGGCGATGCTGGAAGATCATCCGGACGACGAGGCACACGCCGACTGGGACGGCGGCGATACTGACGACGGCAACGATGCCGACGACTGGGTCCCGCCGATCGTCGAAACCGTCGCCACCCGAAGCGAGGGCGTCGAGGAGTTCATCGACGAACTCGAGTCCCACCAGACCTACCTCGTCGACTCCGGCACCCGCGCGGAGATGGCCCGAAAGCGCTACGCCGAGGAGATCCGGACGCTCCTGCGAGAGGACGTCCACGGCCTGCTCGAGGACGAACTCGAGCGCGCCGGCGGGATCGACGATCTCGCGGAAGACGTTCGGACCGGCGACACCGACCCGTACTCGATCGCGGGCGATCTGCTGACACCCGTCGAGGAGTGTCTCGAGGAACTCGAGACGGGGGAGTAG
- a CDS encoding serine hydrolase, with the protein MSDALESTTIDRIDSFLRDRLHEDGLPGLSLAVTDGDETVYARGYGSRDLASNEPATPETVYGIGSVSKSFAALATAQLVDDGTLDYDDHVTDHLEIDVPDDVTIHHLLSHTSGYPSLAVSEALIARQLEVGEAGVPLGSLADVRAHLEGARDEIAGDPGDRWMYCNTGYTLVGEVIEAVTGQSYTDYVTSEILEPLGMDRSTYDGDVFESFADRMTPYFRGDEEDDGDADIEPAALPIREQSAAAGGVLAPVTDLAKYLRLHLNEGVAADGEERRLVGTEPLEQCYGEYAETPSGPYGYGWRTREVAGRELIGHGGSIVVSTAYAGFAPGEDLGIALLANGSPGYGLAELGKGVFAALVGEEPQEIPFFARRRRLEELAGEYETYRGIKEAEVQVEGGTLRLRVGGPIEEGSWTPLVPVDLEAGEFYAPTMAGNRQPVTFERDGDDPSLYVDRWRLHQQ; encoded by the coding sequence ATGTCCGACGCCCTCGAGTCGACGACGATCGACCGGATCGATTCGTTCCTGCGCGACCGACTTCACGAAGACGGCCTTCCGGGACTGAGTCTCGCGGTCACCGACGGCGACGAAACCGTCTATGCTCGGGGATACGGCTCGCGGGACCTCGCGTCGAACGAGCCAGCGACGCCCGAGACCGTCTACGGGATCGGCTCGGTCTCGAAGTCCTTCGCCGCGCTCGCGACGGCCCAGCTAGTCGACGACGGCACCCTCGACTACGACGATCACGTCACCGACCACCTCGAGATCGACGTCCCCGACGACGTGACCATCCACCACCTGCTCAGTCACACCTCCGGCTACCCGTCGCTCGCGGTCAGCGAGGCGCTGATCGCCCGCCAGCTCGAGGTCGGTGAAGCCGGCGTCCCCCTGGGGTCGCTCGCGGACGTCCGCGCTCACCTCGAGGGCGCACGCGACGAGATCGCCGGCGATCCTGGCGACCGCTGGATGTACTGCAACACCGGCTACACGCTGGTCGGCGAGGTGATCGAGGCGGTCACGGGACAGTCGTACACCGACTACGTCACGAGCGAGATCCTCGAGCCGCTGGGGATGGACCGGTCGACCTACGACGGCGACGTCTTCGAGTCGTTCGCGGATCGGATGACGCCGTACTTCCGCGGTGACGAGGAAGACGACGGTGACGCCGACATCGAGCCCGCCGCGCTCCCGATCCGGGAACAGAGCGCGGCCGCTGGCGGCGTGCTCGCGCCCGTGACGGATCTCGCGAAGTACCTTCGACTCCACCTCAACGAGGGCGTCGCTGCCGACGGGGAGGAACGGCGGCTGGTCGGAACTGAGCCGCTCGAGCAGTGTTACGGCGAATACGCAGAGACGCCTTCAGGTCCGTACGGCTACGGCTGGCGCACCCGCGAGGTCGCGGGACGAGAACTGATCGGTCACGGCGGTTCGATCGTCGTCTCGACTGCCTACGCCGGCTTCGCACCGGGAGAAGACCTCGGTATCGCGCTGCTGGCGAACGGCTCGCCGGGCTATGGCCTCGCCGAACTCGGGAAAGGCGTCTTCGCGGCGCTCGTCGGCGAGGAGCCACAGGAGATCCCCTTCTTCGCTCGCAGGCGACGACTCGAGGAACTGGCAGGCGAGTACGAGACCTACCGCGGGATCAAGGAAGCCGAGGTGCAGGTCGAAGGCGGAACGCTCCGCTTGCGCGTTGGCGGCCCCATCGAGGAGGGATCGTGGACGCCGTTGGTTCCCGTGGATCTCGAGGCCGGCGAGTTCTACGCGCCGACGATGGCCGGGAACCGACAGCCGGTCACGTTCGAACGCGACGGCGACGACCCGAGTCTGTACGTCGATCGCTGGCGGCTCCACCAGCAGTAG